A region of Labeo rohita strain BAU-BD-2019 chromosome 2, IGBB_LRoh.1.0, whole genome shotgun sequence DNA encodes the following proteins:
- the cbln12 gene encoding cerebellin 12, translated as MLPSSGLPMLILAPLLLIGPLVVRGQNDTEPIVLEGKCLVVCDSTPSSEPAGNALGMSVRSGTGRVAFSATRQTNHEPTDMSNRTMIIYFDQILVNVGGHFDQESSIFLAPRRGVYSFNFHVVKAYNRQTIQVSLMLNGWPMISAFAGDQDVTREAATNAGLVIMERGDKAYLKLERGNLMGGWKYSTFSGFLVFPL; from the exons ATGCTGCCCAGCTCTGGGTTGCCGATGCTAATACTAGCTCCACTTCTGCTGATCGGCCCTCTAGTGGTGAGGGGACAAAATGACACGGAACCCATAGTATTGGAAGGTAAATGCCTGGTGGTCTGTGACTCCACACCCTCCTCAGAACCAGCAGGTAATGCTCTGGGAATGTCTGTGCGCTCAGGTACCGGCCGTGTGGCCTTCTCCGCCACAAGGCAAACCAACCATGAGCCCACAGACATGAGCAATCGCACCATGATCATCTATTTTGACCAG ATCCTGGTGAACGTTGGCGGTCATTTTGACCAAGAGAGCAGTATCTTCCTTGCTCCGAGACGAGGGGTGTACAGCTTCAACTTCCATGTGGTAAAGGCATACAACAGGCAAACTATACAG GTGAGTTTGATGTTGAATGGATGGCCGATGATCTCAGCCTTTGCTGGCGACCAGGATGTGACACGAGAAGCAGCCACAAATGCTGGGCTTGTGATCATGGAAAGAGGGGACAAGGCTTACCTCAAGCTGGAAAGGGGCAACCTAATGGGAGGCTGGAAGTACTCTACTTTTTCAGGCTTCCTGGTCTTCCCTTTATAA
- the trim110 gene encoding E3 ubiquitin/ISG15 ligase TRIM25, translating into MKSSSSIFHTRLQNKKAIIGSMEEKHTCPMCRDLFDRPQPFPCGHSFCLACAQEAWNQSAGCGKRRFVCPQCLEEQGVVVCDCCPEDKSNEAQAAVKTCLRCEISLCEQHLQPHLQCPAYSTHLLVEPLMDISHRRCPAHQEVFRYYCMDDREYVCPDCILEGRHAQHQVKGVRKVEEEYKVKLQSLFEKAEEKVKQGEIMHHEHQKACRSIIEDSSVSDISQVLQMGSALQAQVGRLVSAVINITEQERQRAMERVQEDCNRVREDLNQTESIHRFLRSLLDESDPFLLIWVFQTEDSQMMTDLTSPLFTPPQPSMDKKHVLENVENKYREFIAETLRCLIELKRDLLSSPLTLDKNSAHPLLNISEDLRTVMRVKNRLCVPEHPDRFDHWSQVVSCQIFTSGTHYWELEVEGFWDIAVTYHSIGRKSKEGTAFGCNKISWSLTQQHDRKLAAWHNRKKTHLSTKMSGNHLAVALDYDSGSISFSEVGSSSTLLPLYNFSTRFTQPICLGFGLYKPELNSRVTIRKKI; encoded by the exons CTATTATTGGCTCCATGGAGGAAAAGCACACATGCCCCATGTGTCGTGACCTCTTTGATCGACCTCAACCCTTTCCCTGCGGCCACAGCTTTTGTCTGGCCTGTGCGCAAGAAGCCTGGAACCAGAGTGCCGGCTGTGGCAAGCGAAGATTTGTATGCCCACAGTGCCTGGAGGAGCAGGGAGTGGTGGTATGTGACTGCTGTCCGGAAGACAAGAGTAATGAGGCCCAAGCTGCAGTGAAGACCTGCCTGCGATGTGAGATCTCTCTATGTGAGCAGCACCTGCAGCCACATCTGCAGTGTCCTGCTTATAGCACTCACCTGTTGGTGGAGCCATTGATGGACATATCCCACCGCAGGTGTCCTGCCCATCAGGAGGTATTCCGGTATTACTGCATGGACGATAGGGAGTATGTCTGCCCGGACTGTATTCTGGAAGGACGGCATGCTCAACACCAGGTCAAAGGGGTGAGAAAAGTGGAGGAGGAATACAAA GTCAAATTGCAGAGCCTGTTTGAGAAAGCAGAAGAGAAAGTAAAGCAAGGTGAAATTATGCATCATGAACACCAGAAAGCCTGTCGCAGCATCATA GAGGACTCCTCTGTGAGTGATATATCCCAGGTGTTACAGATGGGCTCAGCCTTGCAGGCCCAGGTGGGCCGACTGGTGTCAGCCGTGATAAACATCACGGAGCAGGAGAGACAGCGGGCCATGGAGAGGGTGCAGGAAGACTGCAACAGGGTGAGAGAAGAtctgaaccaaactgagagcaTCCACCGCTTCCTCAGATCCCTGCTGGATGAGAGCGACCCCTTTCTGCTAATCTGG GTATTCCAGACAGAGGATTCACA GATGATGACAGATCTCACCTCACCTCTGTTCACACCACCTCAGCCCAGCATGGAtaaaaaacatgtcttagaaaatgtggaaaataaATATAGAGAATTCATAGCTGAGACCCTGCGCTGCCTAATTGAACTCAAGAGAGATCTCT TAAGCAGCCCATTAACCTTGGACAAAAACTCAGCCCATCCTCTCCTAAATATCTCTGAAGACCTACGGACAGTAATGAGGGTCAAAAATCGCTTGTGTGTCCCTGAGCATCCTGACCGCTTTGACCACTGGTCTCAGGTGGTCTCCTGTCAGATATTTACTTCAGGAACCCATTACTGGGAGctggaggtggagggtttctgggATATAGCAGTGACCTACCACAGCATTGGGCGAAAATCAAAAGAGGGAACAGCCTTTGGCTGCAACAAG ATATCCTGGAGCCTGACACAGCAGCATGACAGGAAACTTGCTGCCTGGCATAATCGAAAGAAAACCCacctttccacaaaaatgtctGGCAACCATTTGGCAGTCGCTCTGGACTATGATTCTGGTTCCATTAGCTTTTCAGAAGTAGGTTCATCATCCACCTTGCTCCCCCTGTACAATTTCAGCACCAGATTCACCCAGCCCATCTGCCTAGGCTTTGGCCTCTACAAACCTGAGCTGAACAGCAGGGTCACCATCCGCAAGAAAATATGA